A stretch of Deinococcus gobiensis I-0 DNA encodes these proteins:
- a CDS encoding SMI1/KNR4 family protein, translating to MERELGLELPEDLKTYFRLLNPDLTQREHGLFYGLIAIPLQFGDGERKDLSHLDSVFMDPNFQTIEAVDPPGTVRPVPFDAGWLPLAHDYGGAYIAVDLHPDERGQVGQIINFGARERKRFVLASSITELFTEMLQHVADGRVEQVCEGEAVELRFTDSEITHVLDLYEQFGASVLKPTPPLGRASPL from the coding sequence ATGGAACGCGAACTGGGCCTTGAGCTTCCCGAAGACCTCAAAACCTACTTCCGACTGCTCAATCCTGATCTCACCCAGCGCGAACATGGGCTTTTCTACGGGTTGATCGCCATTCCCCTACAGTTTGGCGATGGTGAGCGGAAAGACTTGAGCCATCTGGACAGCGTTTTTATGGATCCCAACTTTCAAACGATCGAGGCTGTGGATCCCCCAGGTACGGTCCGACCGGTGCCCTTCGATGCCGGTTGGCTGCCTCTTGCGCACGACTATGGAGGGGCGTACATCGCGGTGGATCTTCACCCGGACGAGCGCGGACAGGTGGGGCAGATCATCAATTTTGGCGCCCGGGAACGGAAACGCTTCGTTCTGGCCTCGTCTATCACCGAGCTTTTTACAGAGATGTTGCAGCACGTTGCGGACGGTCGCGTTGAGCAAGTGTGTGAAGGGGAGGCTGTAGAACTCCGCTTTACCGATTCAGAGATCACGCATGTGTTGGATCTCTACGAGCAGTTTGGTGCCTCCGTCCTTAAGCCGACGCCTCCGCTCGGACGAGCTTCTCCTCTCTGA
- a CDS encoding DUF6210 family protein, with protein MSSQIWMMSSGCAVPQNLILRAREALLDRHLGSVGRIKMGDMVEQAYVFLDPDGSQGSGVVVVVQAPTGVVYASQVGGSANEERSVEGFAIPLFDTQHLNTLKTFFARYCRNPPGSVAPYESWKERDLQVLADIVRGITLWHTTREKDEPAQLQCDWARLEELTEGWIPVLTPYGRGILTHQNCD; from the coding sequence ATGAGCAGCCAGATCTGGATGATGTCGTCGGGCTGTGCCGTGCCTCAGAACTTGATACTTCGAGCAAGGGAGGCGCTCCTGGACCGTCACCTTGGGTCTGTTGGCAGGATCAAAATGGGTGACATGGTTGAGCAGGCATACGTGTTCCTCGATCCTGACGGATCTCAAGGGTCTGGTGTCGTGGTCGTCGTCCAAGCCCCTACCGGTGTCGTGTATGCCTCGCAGGTCGGCGGTTCTGCGAACGAAGAGCGGTCCGTGGAGGGGTTCGCGATTCCGCTCTTCGACACTCAGCACCTCAATACTTTGAAGACGTTCTTTGCCCGGTACTGTAGAAATCCGCCTGGCTCAGTCGCACCATACGAAAGTTGGAAGGAGAGGGACCTGCAGGTATTAGCGGATATTGTCCGAGGGATTACGCTCTGGCATACCACTCGAGAGAAAGATGAACCTGCACAACTTCAATGTGATTGGGCGCGTCTTGAAGAGCTCACGGAGGGGTGGATTCCTGTCCTGACCCCCTATGGCCGAGGCATCCTCACGCACCAGAACTGCGACTAG
- a CDS encoding helix-turn-helix domain-containing protein — MKYAVHLTPEERAHLKALLKSGTAPTRKLTHARILLKADLKTHGLDDEHIAETLEVHPRTVQRVRKTYVLEGFEAALNHLRPQRLKPKKLDERGEAHLVALACSTVPEELGHRTWTLRLLADQMMELGYVDSISYETVRVYLKKTFLNPINTSSSSFRPIRTVPLSRRWRMYWTCTRHRTNPYSRSSVLTSDPVTLLPMSKSVSRTHLVA; from the coding sequence ATGAAATACGCGGTGCACCTCACCCCTGAGGAACGTGCCCATCTCAAAGCACTCCTCAAGTCCGGTACGGCCCCGACCCGCAAACTCACGCACGCCCGTATCCTTCTCAAAGCTGACCTGAAAACGCATGGGTTGGATGACGAGCACATCGCCGAAACCCTTGAAGTGCATCCCCGGACCGTGCAGCGTGTCCGGAAAACATATGTCCTGGAAGGCTTTGAGGCCGCCCTCAACCATCTTCGGCCGCAACGCCTCAAGCCCAAAAAGCTGGACGAGCGCGGCGAAGCACATCTGGTGGCTCTTGCATGCAGCACCGTGCCCGAGGAACTCGGGCACCGCACCTGGACCCTCCGCCTGCTCGCGGATCAGATGATGGAACTCGGGTACGTGGACTCCATCTCGTACGAAACCGTCCGCGTGTATCTAAAAAAAACATTCTTAAACCCCATAAACACGAGCAGTTCGTCATTCCGCCCGATCAGAACGGTGCCTTTGTCGCGGCGATGGAGGATGTACTGGACTTGTACCAGACACCGTACGAACCCATATTCCCGGTCGTCTGTTTTGACGAGCGACCCTGTCACCTTATTGCCGATGTCAAAGAGCGTGTCCCGCACGCACCTGGTCGCCTAG
- a CDS encoding integrase core domain-containing protein gives MPYWRLRDHQHSASTRCARQEHRDALYEKVRQAALQHPTSGYRLLYQEFKAQGEEIGLHKIRVALGELHLHPPLPRKTRKPSEKVSTPQDWPAGRRVQIDATRLSLPDGVCWIYFVLDVPSRVVLASRVVRSLSMHLAKLTLDEAVGVLRAQGHHETLVVQSDGGSDFTSDLFQQSCLKYGSWVRCKVSQPGGTGLLERLNRTYKYQFAFRQDWQSMADVRTAMPDFHRWYNHERRHSALDYATPWSTLTSSANARNAA, from the coding sequence GTGCCGTACTGGCGGCTCCGGGACCATCAGCACAGCGCGTCGACGCGCTGTGCCAGGCAAGAGCACCGTGATGCGCTGTACGAGAAGGTGCGCCAGGCGGCACTGCAACACCCGACCTCCGGGTATCGGCTGCTGTACCAGGAATTCAAGGCCCAGGGCGAAGAGATTGGATTACACAAGATTCGCGTGGCCTTGGGCGAGTTGCATCTCCACCCACCGCTGCCACGGAAAACTCGGAAACCTTCGGAGAAGGTTTCCACGCCACAGGATTGGCCCGCAGGTCGACGGGTGCAGATCGACGCGACCCGTCTTTCCTTACCCGATGGGGTCTGCTGGATCTACTTCGTGCTGGACGTCCCTTCACGGGTAGTCCTGGCCAGCCGGGTGGTCCGGAGCCTGTCAATGCACCTCGCCAAGCTGACGCTTGACGAAGCGGTTGGTGTGCTGCGTGCTCAGGGGCACCACGAGACTCTCGTGGTGCAGAGCGATGGAGGCAGTGATTTCACCAGTGACCTCTTTCAACAGAGCTGTTTGAAATACGGCAGCTGGGTGCGCTGCAAGGTCTCCCAGCCGGGGGGAACCGGACTCCTGGAACGCCTCAACCGGACCTACAAGTATCAGTTTGCCTTCCGCCAGGACTGGCAGTCCATGGCCGATGTCCGGACCGCCATGCCGGACTTTCACCGCTGGTACAACCACGAGCGCCGTCATTCGGCGCTCGACTACGCCACGCCTTGGTCTACACTCACTTCATCGGCAAACGCTCGCAACGCCGCTTGA
- a CDS encoding transposase, producing the protein MGKQRKVWSTDVKEAIVLSVLRGDLGVAEAARQHRVNESLIHTWKTQFLEAGRARLAGDRQDQGVTTLERENDRLKRILAEKELELDISRKVRRL; encoded by the coding sequence ATGGGAAAGCAGAGAAAAGTCTGGAGCACGGACGTCAAAGAAGCCATCGTCCTGAGCGTGCTGCGGGGAGATCTCGGGGTCGCGGAAGCGGCCCGTCAGCACAGGGTCAACGAAAGTCTGATCCATACCTGGAAAACTCAGTTCCTAGAAGCCGGACGCGCCCGGCTCGCGGGCGACCGACAGGACCAGGGTGTCACCACCCTGGAACGCGAGAATGACCGTCTAAAGCGCATCCTGGCGGAAAAGGAACTGGAGCTCGACATCTCGCGAAAAGTGCGGCGGCTCTGA
- a CDS encoding sensor histidine kinase — protein sequence MSSVAQTLAELQDHLEARVAQRTTELQAANEELRAFARSVSHYLRTPLQLLMGHAALLDTASEQTRGTHTQAIMNTTDRMADILSGLLQYGERQAGPLTLEQVDLAEVLELSWQDLGGPAPTVKLELGPLPTVRGDYTALRLVFGNLLHNAVKYTQGRPDPRVQVRATRSQNMHLIEVRDNGMGFHPADAERLFRLFSRLPEAQAFDGLGVGLADVWRIVIAHGGHVWAEGRPGEGATFTVSLPADEA from the coding sequence ATGAGTTCAGTCGCACAGACCCTAGCCGAGCTTCAGGATCACCTGGAGGCGCGTGTGGCCCAGCGCACTACGGAGTTGCAGGCAGCCAATGAGGAGTTGCGCGCCTTCGCGCGTTCAGTCAGCCATTATCTCCGCACACCCCTGCAATTGCTGATGGGCCACGCAGCGCTGCTCGACACGGCCTCGGAGCAGACTCGGGGAACCCATACCCAGGCCATCATGAACACGACAGACCGAATGGCCGACATTCTCAGTGGACTTCTACAATACGGCGAGCGGCAAGCCGGCCCCCTGACGCTGGAACAGGTGGATCTGGCCGAGGTGCTCGAGCTGAGCTGGCAGGATCTGGGTGGACCAGCGCCCACGGTGAAGCTGGAGTTAGGGCCGTTGCCTACGGTGCGCGGGGACTACACGGCGCTGCGTCTGGTGTTTGGCAACCTACTGCACAACGCTGTGAAGTACACCCAGGGCCGACCGGACCCCCGCGTGCAGGTACGGGCCACACGAAGTCAGAATATGCACCTGATCGAGGTGCGCGACAATGGCATGGGTTTTCATCCGGCCGACGCGGAGCGCCTGTTCCGGTTGTTCAGCCGCCTGCCTGAAGCGCAGGCTTTTGACGGCTTGGGGGTAGGCCTGGCCGATGTCTGGCGCATTGTGATTGCGCACGGAGGACATGTGTGGGCCGAAGGGCGACCAGGAGAAGGGGCCACATTCACTGTGTCGTTACCCGCTGATGAAGCCTAA
- a CDS encoding NAD(P)/FAD-dependent oxidoreductase: MTSIDKVISKSNFFPVVVIGAGSAGLNAALVLGRARRSTLLLDSGPPRNAPAHAAHGLLTRDGTPPLDLLRIAREQLAPYPVTHLSDAAEHVTPDEGGFTLFLNRGQTIRTRRLLLATGVTDLLPDIPGLQDGWGTNVHHCPYCHGWEVRDQHLADLIPGGGEMAYHRGVLLRQWTPHLVLLTHGAAHLSAQQRDDLEHLGVRIDERPVAQWDGQAITFEDGTRLKRDALFVTPGQAQRSRLPEQLGCARIDRGPLADVLLKVTPETGRTSVPGVYAAGDMIGEQQVVLAAASGARSAAAINADLCFEDASKRTLQT, translated from the coding sequence TTGACATCTATTGATAAGGTGATATCAAAAAGCAATTTCTTTCCCGTCGTCGTCATTGGTGCTGGCAGTGCTGGACTGAATGCCGCTCTCGTCCTCGGCCGGGCCCGCCGCTCCACTCTCCTGCTGGACTCCGGCCCACCCCGCAATGCCCCAGCCCATGCCGCCCACGGCCTCCTCACCCGCGACGGCACCCCACCTCTCGACCTCCTCCGCATCGCCCGCGAGCAACTTGCCCCCTACCCCGTCACCCACCTCTCCGATGCCGCCGAGCACGTGACGCCTGACGAGGGCGGCTTCACCCTCTTCCTGAACCGTGGTCAGACCATCCGAACCCGCCGCCTGCTTCTGGCCACCGGTGTCACCGACCTGCTCCCCGACATTCCCGGCCTACAGGACGGCTGGGGCACCAACGTCCACCACTGTCCCTACTGCCACGGCTGGGAAGTCCGTGATCAGCATCTGGCCGATCTGATTCCTGGCGGCGGCGAGATGGCGTACCACCGCGGCGTCCTGCTCCGGCAATGGACACCGCACCTGGTCCTGCTCACTCACGGCGCCGCTCACCTCTCGGCTCAGCAACGAGACGACCTTGAACATCTGGGCGTCCGCATCGATGAGCGCCCCGTCGCCCAATGGGATGGGCAGGCCATCACGTTCGAGGACGGCACCCGGCTGAAGCGTGACGCCCTGTTTGTGACCCCCGGGCAGGCCCAGCGCTCCAGGCTGCCTGAGCAGCTGGGGTGCGCCCGCATTGACCGTGGTCCGCTGGCCGATGTGCTGCTGAAGGTGACCCCGGAGACCGGACGGACCAGTGTGCCTGGCGTGTACGCTGCGGGCGACATGATCGGCGAGCAGCAGGTCGTACTGGCGGCGGCCAGTGGGGCACGATCGGCGGCGGCCATCAATGCGGATCTCTGCTTCGAAGACGCGTCAAAGAGAACCCTTCAGACCTGA
- a CDS encoding MFS transporter, whose protein sequence is MTPVSLWNRSFVLWLVGSAQSRFAAALASIALSFLVLHQTGRAGQMAVTLACALIPNLVMPLAGAWVDRIGLKRPLIGANVVRGLLQLTVGGLALLGQQTGQDVPLWVINGAAFLTGLSSSVASPAAGAALPALVAPADLPRANGMMGSLAETMGLLGTFSGGFLVAAFSPAVAILLDGLSFLLMATLLLGVTLPNRPEGQPTSSSLWQDLRAGLRLMRRSWVLTVMPPLVLLVNAAIGPVLVVTPKLMETLGVGPRGYGLFLAMEGAGMLLIGVLFASLGSRLPLRACTLLGFLLSGVAQACMWLWPTYVPLLAASLVFGLGIGLINTPLGTLLQQGVPAAYLGRVFAVLSAVGAVGMPLTLLLVSPLVDRWPLSLWFGLNAVGLALGGAVWGALMRIEPHIPALAEERSIEQPQPRR, encoded by the coding sequence ATGACCCCCGTGTCGCTCTGGAACCGCTCCTTTGTGCTGTGGCTTGTCGGCAGCGCCCAGTCGCGCTTCGCGGCGGCCCTGGCCAGCATCGCCCTGAGCTTTCTGGTGCTGCACCAGACCGGCCGGGCAGGGCAGATGGCCGTCACCCTGGCCTGCGCCCTGATCCCCAACCTCGTCATGCCGCTCGCCGGGGCCTGGGTCGACCGGATCGGGCTCAAGCGGCCTCTGATCGGCGCCAATGTCGTGCGCGGTCTTCTCCAACTGACCGTCGGCGGGCTGGCCCTCCTGGGTCAACAGACCGGTCAGGACGTCCCCCTCTGGGTCATCAACGGCGCCGCGTTCCTGACCGGCCTGTCGAGCAGCGTCGCGTCCCCGGCGGCGGGGGCGGCCTTGCCGGCCCTGGTGGCGCCTGCAGATCTCCCCCGCGCCAACGGCATGATGGGGAGCCTGGCGGAGACCATGGGCCTGCTGGGTACCTTCTCTGGTGGCTTCCTGGTGGCGGCCTTCTCGCCTGCCGTCGCCATCCTACTCGACGGCCTGAGCTTCCTGCTGATGGCGACCCTGCTGCTCGGCGTGACCCTGCCGAACAGACCTGAAGGACAGCCGACGTCCTCCAGTCTCTGGCAGGATCTCCGGGCCGGGCTGCGCCTGATGCGCCGCTCCTGGGTGCTGACCGTGATGCCTCCACTTGTGCTGTTGGTCAATGCGGCCATCGGGCCGGTGCTGGTGGTGACGCCCAAACTGATGGAGACGCTCGGTGTGGGGCCACGGGGCTATGGCCTGTTCCTGGCCATGGAAGGCGCGGGCATGCTGTTGATCGGCGTGTTGTTCGCCTCACTCGGGTCACGCCTGCCGTTGCGGGCCTGCACGTTGCTGGGCTTCCTCTTGAGTGGGGTGGCCCAGGCCTGCATGTGGCTGTGGCCGACCTACGTCCCGTTGCTGGCGGCGTCACTGGTGTTCGGGCTGGGCATCGGGCTGATCAATACTCCCCTGGGCACGCTGCTTCAGCAGGGCGTCCCGGCCGCCTACCTGGGCCGGGTCTTCGCGGTGCTCTCGGCGGTCGGGGCGGTCGGGATGCCCCTGACGCTGCTTCTGGTCTCGCCGTTGGTCGACCGCTGGCCTCTTTCCCTGTGGTTTGGGCTGAATGCGGTGGGACTGGCCCTGGGCGGAGCAGTCTGGGGCGCCCTGATGCGCATTGAGCCTCACATCCCTGCCCTTGCAGAAGAACGGTCTATTGAGCAACCCCAACCGAGGAGATAG